A part of Numenius arquata chromosome 2, bNumArq3.hap1.1, whole genome shotgun sequence genomic DNA contains:
- the MTR gene encoding methionine synthase: MGDEIESVLQERIMVLDGGMGTMIQQHALSEEDFRGHEFKDHSRPLKGNNDLLSITQPDIICDIHKEYLLSGADIIETNTFSSTRVAQADYGLEHLAYRLNRVSAQVARKAADDVTAQTGIRRYVAGAMGPTNRTLSVSPSVERPDYRNITFDELVEAYKEQAKGLLDGGVDILLVETIFDTANAKAALFALQTLFEKEYAPRPIFVSGTIVDKSGRTLSGQTGEAFVISVSHSNPLCIGLNCALGAVEMRPFIETIGKSTTAYIICYPNAGLPNTFGGYDETPEVTAKHIKNFALDGLVNIVGGCCGTTPAHIRKIAEAMKFCKPRVPPSPSQGYMLLSGLEPFRIGPYTNFVNIGERCNVAGSRKFAKLIMAGNYEEALSVAKLQVEMGAQVLDINMDDGMLDGPAAMTRFCNLISSEPDIAKVPLCIDSSNFSVIEAGLKCCQGKCIVNSISLKEGEEDFLEKARKIKLYGAAVVVMAFDEMGQATETETKIAICSRAYHLLVEKVHFNPNDIIFDPNILTIGTGMEEHNLYAMNFINATKIIKETLPGARISGGLSNLSFSFRGMDAIREAMHGVFLYHAIKCGMDMGIVNAGNLPVYDDIHKELLQLCENLIWNKDPDATEKLLHYAQNHAQGGKKVVQTDEWRKSSVEERLEYALIKGIEKYVTADTEEARLNQEKYPRPLNVIEGPLMNGMKIVGDLFGAGKMFLPQVIKSARVMKKAVGHLIPYMEKEREERRAERGSIEEEDPYNGTIVLATVKGDVHDIGKNIVGVVLGCNNFRVIDLGVMTPCDKILRAAVENKADIIGLSGLITPSLDEMIFVAKEMERLAIKIPLLIGGATTSKTHTAVKIAPRYSAPVIHVLDASKSVVVCSQLLDESVKDDFFEEILEEYEEIRQEHYESLKERRYLSLQQARRKGFHNDWLSGRKPVKPKFVGTKVFEDYDLERLVEYIDWKPFFDVWQLRGKYPNRGFPKIFNDKAVGEEAKRVYNDAQNLLKVLINQKKLKAKGVVGFWPAQSVQDDIHLYAVEEAMGSSEPIAKFYGLRQQAEKDSACTDPYYCLSDFIAPLDSGICDYLGLFAVACFGVDELCSEFREQDDEYSIIMVKALGDRLAEAFAEELHERVRREFWAYCSTEQLDLSDLRRIKYEGIRPAPGYPSQPDHTEKLTMWKLANIEETTGIGLTESLAMIPASAVSGLYFSSPKSKYFAVGKIYKDQVEDYARRKNVSVAEVEKWLGPVLGYDTE, translated from the exons ATGGGAGATGAAATTGAATCAGTTCTGCAGGAGCGGATAATGGTTTTGGATGGAGGCATGGGTACCATGATCCAGCAACATGCCCTGTCAGAAGAGGATTTTCGAGGGCATGAATTTAAAGATCATTCCAGGCCTTTGAAAGGCAATAATGACCTTCTCAGTATAACTCAACCTGATATAATCTGTGACATACACAAG GAATACTTGCTGTCAGGTGCTGACATCATTGAAACTAACACTTTCAGCAGCACCCGAGTTGCACAAGCTGACTATGGCCTTGAACATTTG GCATATCGGTTAAACAGAGTCTCTGCACAGGtagccagaaaagcagcagatgatGTAACTGCTCAGACAG GAATTAGGAGGTATGTTGCTGGAGCCATGGGTCCAACAAACAGGACACTCTCTGTGTCACCATCTGTGGAGAGACCAGATTACAGGAACATAA CTTTTGATGAACTGGTTGAAGCCTATAAGGAACAAGCCAAAGGACTTTTGGATGGAGGAGTTGATATTTTATTAGTGGAAACCATATTTGATACAGCCAATGCCAAG GCAGCTCTCTTTGCACTCCAGACATTGTTTGAAAAAGAGTATGCTCCCCGACCCATATTT GTTTCTGGAACCATTGTGGATAAGAGTGGGCGTACCCTCTCAGGCCAGACAGGAGAGGCATTTGTCATTAGTGTTTCCCACAGTAATCCACTTTG tatCGGCTTAAACTGTGCTTTAGGGGCGGTTGAAATGCGACCATTTATTGAAACAATTGGAAAATCTACAACAGCCTACATCATCTGTTACCCCAACGCAG GTCTTCCCAATACTTTTGGTGGCTATGATGAAACTCCAGAAGTGACTGCCAAGCACATAAAG AATTTTGCTTTGGATGGTTTGGTCAACATAGTTGGAGGTTGCTGTGGTACTACACCAGCGCATATCAG GAAAATTGCCGAAGCCATGAAATTCTGTAAGCCTCGCGTTCCACCTTCTCCCTCTCAAGGATACATGCTGCTGTCAG GTCTGGAGCCATTCAGGATTGGGCCATACACCAACTTCGTTAATATTGGCGAGCGCTGCAATGTTGCAGGATCACGGAAGTTTGCTAAACTCATCATGGCAGGCAACTATGAA gaaGCCCTGAGTGTAGCCAAATTGCAAGTTGAGATGGGGGCCCAGGTTCTTGACATCAATATGGATGATGGGATGCTGGATGGCCCTGCTGCAATGACGAGATTTTGTAACTTGATTTCTTCAGAGCCTGATATTGCAAAG GTGCCATTATGCATTGACTCCTCAAATTTTTCAGTGATTGAAGCAGGTTTAAAATGTTGCCAAGGGAAATGCATTGTAAACAGCATCAGTCTGAAGGAAGGTGAGGAAGACTTTTTggagaaagcaaggaaaattaaGTTGTATGGAGCAGCTGTGGTTGTCATGGCTTTTGATGAAATGGGACAG gcaacagaaacagaaaccaaGATTGCAATATGTTCCAGAGCTTATCACCTCCTTGTGGAAAAAGTGCACTTCAATCCAAATGATATAATATTTGACCCTAATATTTTGACCATAGGAACTGGAATGGAAGAACATAACCTGTATGCCATGAATTTTATCAATGCTACTAAAATCATAAAA GAAACACTGCCGGGAGCCAGGATAAGTGGAGGTCTTTCCAATCTGTCTTTCTCCTTTCGAGGAATGGATGCCATTCGAGAAGCAATGCATGGGGTGTTCCTTTACCATGCAATTAAG tgtggtATGGACATGGGAATTGTGAATGCTGGGAATCTGCCAGTGTATGATGATATCCACAAGGAATTGCTACAGCTGTGTGAGAATCTAATCTGGAACAAAGATCCTGATGCGACGGAGAAACTTTTACATTATGCTCAG AATCATgcccaaggaggaaaaaaagttgtaCAGACTGATGAGTGGCGGAAAAGCTCTGTGGAGGAAAGGCTGGAATATGCTCTCATAAAG ggcatTGAGAAGTATGTTACTGCAGATACAGAAGAAGCAAGATTAAATCAGGAAAAATATCCTAGACCTCTAAATGTAATTGAAGGGCCTTTGATGAATGGCATGAAAATTGTTGGAGATCTTTTTGGTGCTGGAAAGATGTTTCTGCCTCAG GTGATAAAGTCTGCTCGGGTTATGAAGAAAGCAGTTGGCCACCTTATTCCctatatggaaaaagaaagagaagaaaggagagctgAACGAGGCAGCATAGAGGAAGAA GATCCTTATAATGGTACAATAGTACTAGCAACTGTGAAAGGAGACGTACATGATATCGGCAAGAACATTGTGGGAGTTGTTCTGGGCTGCAACAACTTCAG AGTTATTGATTTAGGAGTCATGACTCCATGTGATAAGATACTGAGAGCTGCTGTTGAGAACAAAGCAG ATATAATTGGCCTATCTGGTCTCATCACCCCTTCTTTGGATGAAATGATTTTTGTCGCCAAGGAAATGGAGAGATTGGCAATAAAGATTCCTTTGCTGATTGGAGGAGCAACTACTTCTAA aacACACACAGCTGTTAAAATTGCCCCACGATATAGCGCACCTGTAATTCATGTCCTGGATGCATCCAAGAGTGTTGTGGTT TGCTCCCAGCTCTTAGATGAAAGTGTAAAGGATGATTTCTTTGAAGAAATATTAGAGGAATATGAAGAAATTAGACAAGAGCACTATGAGTCTCTCAAG GAAAGAAGATACTTGTCTTTACAGCAAGCTAGAAGAAAAGGTTTCCATAATGACTGGTTATCAGGCCGTAAACCAG TTAAACCAAAGTTCGTCGGCACAAAAGTCTTTGAAGATTATGACCTGGAGAGGCTGGTAGAATACATTGACTGGAAGCCTTTCTTTGATGTCTGGCAACTTAGGGGAAAGTATCCCAACCGGGGTTTCCCTAAAATCTTTAATGATAAAGCTGTAG GTGAAGAAGCAAAGAGAGTATATAACGATGCTCAAAATCTACTGAAAGTGTTGATtaatcaaaagaaattaaaagccaaaGGCGTGGTTGGGTTCTGGCCAGCTCAAAGTGTTCAAGATGATATCCATTTATATGCTGTAGAAGAAGCAATGGGATCTTCGGAACCAATAGCAAAATTTTATGGCTTGAGGCAACAG GCTGAAAAGGACTCTGCCTGCACAGATCCATATTACTGCCTCTCTGACTTCATAGCACCGCTGGATTCAGGCATTTGTGACTACTTAGGCCTGTTTGCTGTGGCCTGCTTTGGTGTAGATGAGTTATGCAGTGAATTTAGGGAACAGGATGATGAATACAGCATCATAATGGTAAAGGCTCTTGGCGATCGGTTGGCAGAG GCATTTGCTGAGGAGCTCCATGAAAGGGTTCGAAGGGAATTCTGGGCTTATTGTAGTACGGAGCAGCTGGATCTCTCTGACCTACGCAGAATTAAATATGAAGGAATTCGCCCTGCACCTGGATATCCAAGCCAGCCTGACCATACAGAGAAACTCACCATGTGGAAACTCGCAAACATTGAGGAAACCACAG GAATTGGCTTAACTGAATCACTAGCAATGATACCTGCTTCTGCAGTTTCTGGCCTCTACTTTTCCAGTCCCAAATCCAAATATTTTGCTGTTGGCAAGATATATAAAGATCAG GTTGAAGATTATGCACGGAGAAAAAATGTGTCTGTGGCAGAGGTGGAGAAATGGCTGGGACCCGTTTTGGGATATGATACTGAATAA